A part of Candidatus Electrothrix aestuarii genomic DNA contains:
- a CDS encoding SDR family oxidoreductase gives MEIRGKNALVLGASRGVGRSIARTLAQEGMRLFLPWFDWPDSCREMEAEFAELRAEHVTLEVDLCQPSSIKKMVERIKNDFGSLQVLVNNIERGGMPVLHGSYHLPANAEQWQLEMETTLHAKWLVFDQCLPLLRLAEQAVVVNISSIAAITGRVGPAGLLFNDGYAAANRGVSSLTETWARLGAPVIRVNELMLGLVDSRHGPGTRGWELLSASDREQLMKHTLLQRTGGADEVAQAVLFLVRDADFMTGACLRMDGGFVLGAEQVPDMPDGAL, from the coding sequence ATGGAAATTCGTGGTAAAAATGCGCTGGTGCTGGGAGCCAGCAGAGGCGTGGGAAGGAGTATTGCAAGGACATTGGCTCAGGAAGGAATGCGCCTTTTTCTTCCCTGGTTTGACTGGCCCGACTCTTGTCGGGAAATGGAAGCGGAGTTTGCAGAACTGAGGGCAGAGCATGTTACTCTGGAGGTAGATCTGTGCCAGCCTAGCAGCATAAAAAAAATGGTTGAGCGCATCAAGAACGATTTTGGTTCACTTCAGGTTCTCGTAAATAATATAGAGCGTGGGGGGATGCCCGTGCTTCATGGGAGCTATCACCTTCCAGCGAATGCAGAGCAGTGGCAGTTGGAGATGGAAACGACGCTACATGCTAAATGGCTGGTTTTTGATCAGTGCCTTCCCTTGCTCAGACTGGCTGAACAGGCTGTGGTTGTGAACATCTCCTCTATTGCCGCAATAACAGGCCGTGTTGGGCCAGCAGGCTTACTCTTTAATGATGGGTATGCAGCTGCTAACAGAGGAGTTTCCTCCCTGACAGAGACTTGGGCAAGACTAGGGGCGCCTGTTATCCGTGTCAACGAATTGATGTTAGGACTGGTGGACTCCAGGCATGGTCCAGGGACCCGCGGCTGGGAATTGCTTAGCGCGTCTGACAGGGAGCAGCTCATGAAGCATACTCTTTTGCAGCGAACGGGGGGGGCTGATGAGGTCGCTCAAGCGGTTCTCTTTCTTGTCCGGGATGCTGATTTTATGACAGGTGCTTGCCTTAGAATGGATGGGGGATTTGTCCTAGGGGCGGAACAGGTTCCTGATATGCCGGATGGGGCTCTCTGA
- the secB gene encoding protein-export chaperone SecB, producing MTEEKVEHQNIPVFRMQKIYVKDLSFENPNAPQIFLPQAQEPKVDFNLRLGNKKVDDDHYEVTIAITAKVLDQKTEDTVMFVLELEHAAIFLLKNIPEEHIQRVLAVDCPLMLFPFTRQVASQLSVDGGFMPFLMDPINFVALYEKAQNQQKDA from the coding sequence ATGACAGAAGAAAAGGTCGAGCATCAGAATATTCCTGTTTTCCGCATGCAAAAAATTTATGTTAAGGATCTCTCTTTTGAGAATCCTAATGCACCACAGATTTTTCTTCCTCAAGCTCAAGAGCCCAAGGTGGATTTTAACTTGCGCCTTGGTAATAAAAAAGTCGATGACGATCATTACGAGGTCACTATTGCTATTACGGCTAAGGTACTTGATCAAAAGACTGAGGACACTGTTATGTTCGTGCTTGAGCTCGAGCATGCAGCTATTTTTCTGCTCAAAAATATACCCGAAGAACATATTCAACGGGTTCTGGCTGTTGACTGTCCTCTGATGCTCTTCCCCTTTACCCGCCAAGTAGCCTCACAGCTTTCTGTTGATGGAGGTTTTATGCCTTTCCTTATGGATCCCATTAATTTTGTGGCCCTGTACGAAAAGGCACAAAACCAACAAAAGGATGCCTAG
- a CDS encoding HAD-IIB family hydrolase produces MKLLICTDLDRTLLPNGPQEESPEARPSFAALAKDPRVQTAYVTGRSIQLTEEAIKEFAIPFPDVLIADVGTTICHRIQGEWQHDENWDTLLSREWCQSHNALPDLLMGIQGLTKQENEKQTRFKLSYYVDAGANQAKLTRSIHSFLEQEGIRASLIWSHDEVADQELLDILPARADKYQALQFMRHQLGFSLDEMIFSGDSGNDLEVLTSTIPAVLVANARKEVVDKALEMATAAGNESLLYLAQGGFQAMNGCYSAGILEGISHYYPKILQNTP; encoded by the coding sequence ATGAAGCTGCTTATCTGTACAGATCTCGACCGGACGCTCTTACCTAATGGCCCGCAAGAGGAATCTCCCGAAGCCCGCCCCTCCTTTGCAGCTTTAGCAAAGGATCCTCGTGTTCAGACTGCCTATGTCACAGGACGCAGCATTCAACTCACAGAGGAGGCGATCAAAGAATTTGCCATACCTTTTCCAGATGTTCTTATTGCTGATGTAGGAACCACTATTTGCCATCGCATTCAGGGGGAATGGCAACATGATGAAAATTGGGACACTCTCCTTAGTAGAGAGTGGTGTCAGTCTCACAACGCCCTGCCTGATCTTTTGATGGGGATACAAGGTTTGACAAAGCAGGAAAATGAGAAACAAACTCGTTTTAAGCTCAGTTATTATGTGGATGCAGGTGCAAATCAAGCCAAGCTGACCCGCTCTATTCATTCTTTTTTGGAGCAGGAGGGAATTCGAGCCTCACTCATCTGGAGCCATGATGAAGTTGCAGACCAAGAGCTCCTGGACATTCTTCCTGCTCGTGCAGATAAATATCAGGCTCTGCAGTTTATGCGACACCAGCTCGGTTTCTCGCTTGACGAGATGATCTTCTCTGGAGACAGTGGTAACGACTTGGAAGTCCTCACCAGTACGATTCCGGCTGTTTTAGTGGCTAACGCCAGGAAAGAGGTGGTTGACAAAGCACTGGAAATGGCGACAGCGGCTGGAAATGAATCACTTCTTTACCTTGCTCAAGGTGGCTTCCAGGCAATGAACGGCTGTTACAGCGCTGGAATTTTGGAAGGAATCTCTCATTATTATCCTAAAATTCTTCAAAACACTCCATAA